From the Burkholderia ubonensis genome, one window contains:
- a CDS encoding UbiX family flavin prenyltransferase produces MEPRSAPPRRLIVAITGATGAIYGVRLLDMLRAAGGVETHLLISSAGWLNIQHELKLSKADVERRADVVHAVRDVGATIASGSFATDGMVIAPCSMKTLASVAHGLSDNLITRAADVTLKERRRLVLMVRETPFNLAHLRNMTAVTEMGGIVFPPLPAFYAMPNTIEELVDQTVARVLDLFALSAPLTTPWEGIRPAQ; encoded by the coding sequence ATGGAACCCCGCAGCGCGCCGCCGCGCCGCCTGATCGTCGCGATCACCGGCGCCACCGGCGCGATCTACGGCGTGCGGCTGCTCGACATGCTGCGCGCCGCCGGCGGCGTCGAAACGCATCTGCTGATTTCGAGCGCCGGCTGGCTGAACATCCAGCACGAACTGAAGCTGTCGAAGGCCGACGTCGAGCGCCGCGCGGACGTCGTGCATGCGGTGCGCGACGTCGGCGCGACGATCGCGTCCGGCTCGTTCGCGACCGACGGCATGGTGATCGCGCCGTGCTCGATGAAGACGCTCGCGAGCGTCGCGCACGGGCTGTCGGACAACCTGATCACCCGCGCCGCCGACGTCACGCTGAAAGAACGCCGCCGCCTCGTGCTGATGGTGCGCGAGACGCCGTTCAACCTCGCGCATCTGCGCAACATGACCGCCGTCACCGAGATGGGCGGCATCGTCTTCCCGCCGCTGCCGGCCTTCTACGCGATGCCGAACACGATCGAGGAGCTCGTCGACCAGACGGTCGCACGCGTGCTCGACCTGTTCGCGCTCAGCGCGCCGCTGACGACACCCTGGGAAGGCATCCGGCCCGCGCAGTAA